The following proteins are encoded in a genomic region of Capra hircus breed San Clemente chromosome 16, ASM170441v1, whole genome shotgun sequence:
- the CASP9 gene encoding caspase-9, translating to MDEADRLLLRRYRLPLVGELQVASLWDALLSRELFTPDMIEDIQRAGSGSRRDQARQLILDLETRGSQALPLFISCLEDTGQDTLASLLKTSRQAAKQDVEAIRPLDLKPVVLGPEGLKPEELRVMKQDPSKPSQGKLAPVVLGPEELWPAKLRPEVLRPEVPRPGNIGSGGFTDVCPQDRAKGNADLAYVLNADPCGHCLIINNVNFCRESGLMTRTGSNIDCERMQRRFHLLQFAVEVKCDLTAKQMVQALMQLARRDHGALDCCVVVILSHGCQASHRQFPGAVYGTDGCPVSVERIVNTFNGTGCPSLGGKPKLFFIQACGGEQKDHGFEVASTSPEDETPNSNPETDATPFQEGPRSTDEPDAVSSLPTPSDILVSYSTFPGFVSWRDPKSGSWYIETLDSIFEQWAHCEDLQTLLLRVANAVSVKGIYKQIPGCFNFLRKKLFFKT from the exons ATGGACGAGGCTGACCGGCTGCTCCTGCGGCGGTACCGGTTGCCGCTGGTCGGTGAGCTGCAGGTTGCCTCGCTTTGGGACGCCCTGCTGAGCCGCGAGCTCTTCACTCCCGACATGATCGAGGACATTCAG AGGGCAGGCTCAGGATCTCGGCGCGATCAGGCCAGGCAGCTGATCCTAGATCTAGAGACTCGAGGGAGTCAGGCCCTTCCTTTGTTCATCTCCTGCTTGGAGGACACAGGCCAGGACACTCTGGCTTCATTATTGAAGACCAGCAGACAAGCAGCAAAACAGGATGTGGAGGCCATCAGACCCCTGGATCTTAAGCCGGTGGTGCTCGGACCAGAGGGCCTCAAACCAGAGGAGCTGAGAGTGATGAAGCAGGACCCATCAAAGCCGAGCCAAGGAAAACTCGCTCCAGTGGTGCTGGGGCCAGAGGAACTCTGGCCAGCCAAGCTCAGGCCTGAGGTTCTCAGACCAGAGGTACCCAGGCCAGGGAACATTGGTTCTGGAGGATTCACTGATGTCT gtCCTCAGGACAGAGCCAAGGGAAATGCTGATCTG GCCTATGTCCTGAACGCAGACCCCTGCGGCCACTGCCTGATCATCAACAACGTGAACTTCTGCCGCGAGTCGGGGCTCATGACCCGCACGGGCTCCAACATCGACTGTGAGAGGATGCAGCGACGCTTCCACCTGCTGCAGTTTGCGGTGGAGGTGAAATGTGACCTGACTGCCAAG CAAATGGTCCAGGCTTTGATGCAGCTGGCGCGGCGGGACCACGGCGCTCTGGACTGCTGCGTGGTGGTCATCCTCTCTCACGGCTGTCAG GCCAGCCACCGCCAGTTCCCAGGGGCTGTTTATGGCACAGACGGATGTCCCGTGTCCGTTGAGAGAATTGTGAACACTTTCAATGGTACTGGCTGCCCCAGCTTGGGAGGGAAGCCCAAGCTCTTCTTCATCCAGGCCTGTGGTGGAG AGCAGAAAGACCATGGGTTTGAGGTGGCCTCCACTTCCCCTGAAGATGAGACCCCCAATAGCAACCCTGAGACGGATGCTACCCCATTCCAGGAAGGCCCACGTTCCACTGACGAGCCAGATGCCGTGTCTAGTCTGCCCACGCCCAGCGACATCTTGGTGTCCTACTCCACCTTCCCAG GCTTTGTCTCCTGGAGGGATCCCAAGAGCGGCTCCTGGTACATCGAGACCCTGGACAGCATTTTTGAGCAGTGGGCTCACTGTGAGGACCTTCAGACCCTCCTCCTCAGG GTCGCTAATGCTGTTTCAGTGAAAGGAATTTACAAACAGATCCCTGGCTGCTTTAATTTCCTCCGgaaaaaacttttctttaaaacataa